The Podarcis muralis chromosome 16, rPodMur119.hap1.1, whole genome shotgun sequence genomic interval CTCACATCAGGCAACGCTGCGTCCTGATTGTCAGGAATGCAAAAGCACAGATATTTGGAAACTGCTTTGTGCTGCTCTTCAAACCCCTGCTTTTCAGAAGGGCTGTTTGAAAGTCCTTTTGCAAACAGCTGAGCTTTAGCTGGGCCTGCCTGTTTTGCAGCATACAGCCAGCACAGAATTAAACCCACCACccagttttcttctgtttttttaaactaCATCACAGGCCAgcaattccccacccctgcctcacATGGAGCTGGTCTAGCCAGCAAAATACTCTTCTTTCTTGGGTGCTCAGAGGCTCATTCCCAGGCCCAGATTCTCCTCTAGAACTGGAAGAGCAGGGGGGCTTTTTGCATAGAAATCGtacactctgccactgagctagggGCCATCCTCTCCAGGGGGATGGGAATCCTGTGGGtctctccagatcttgctggattccaactcccgtCACTCCTGATCCAGAGACCTTGCTGGGGGTAAGTTGCAGCCACCctcccaacaacagctggagggcaccaggcaacCCACCCGTGCCCTACAAGGATTGCCATGGGATGATGGTTTTCAAACTGGTGGCAGCCTCAGTCGGGAATAGGTGGTCAGTTATGGCAGACAAGCTTTCTGGAGTGGAAAGCTCTGCTGCTACCCATCTTCCACTGCAACGAGACTCTTCAGTATAGACAGAAAGCCCCTAGGAAAAGGGGATGAGGGCAGAAGGTAGGAGGTTCTGAGCTCCCCTCCCACAGTTGTTTAACAATCGCAACACCACCCCTCTCTCCCTCGATTAGGCTGTTGCTTGTAATAACTCGGGTGTAGTTTTGTACTTGTAAATGCAAGTTATTGCGGCATGGCgtcactgactccaccccctgtgACCTCATTTTACACTTGGCTCCTCCTATTTTATCTTGCACCTGGCACCAGTTGCCATGGGTGTACAGAATGGAACTTGCTGAGTACTGTTGTTATCGTTAATGGCTTTACTGTTTGGCTCTCGCAGAATTTCTGGGCTCAACTCAAATTGCTGGTTAAAAACCTTATAAAGCCCACCTGTGGGGTTCCACCTGTTCCTCTCTAAGCCTGGAAGTCCCTTAAGGTGAGGATAAGAAAAAGTGGCCAACAACGTAGGTCGGCTCCTCAGCCTTCCACCGGATGCGCTTCAACCAAGGGGCTAGTCCTTACCATTCTTCTCGTGAATCTGGACCAGGGACTTGTACGACTGCTGCGCTCTTGTCAAACTGTACTGGTTCTGCGGGGGGAGAACGGAGAATGGCTTTTAATTTTAAGAAGGCTGCCCTCTCTGCACCCTTCTGTCATCACCCACAATGGGTGCAAtggcaatatatcgtgaatcatgatgtgtgtgctaTAGAAAAATCAAAACTTGGGAAACACagcgaagccagccaatgcctcaacacagttccatccttatttcagacattgtgatatatctgtATGTCGCAATGTTTAGGTGGCAATATATCGCGAAGCTGAAAGCCAGCTATTGCCCAGCCATGGGTACCCTAGAGGCTCCTGCCTCTAAATCACAGAAACACGATTACCCTGAAAAGCCACATACCCGTGAAAGGAAGTGTTACACTCCTAGAGGCAACTTTGCCAGATTATATCTCCCACATTGCTCCAACCACAAAACACTCACTGTGCTGAATATCTTGCAAGtggtggtttttggtttttttttaatgcaatcagGCATTTTAGGACAAGCATGGTGTGACCATAGGAACCTggccccccattttttttacatCCTGTATTTTAAGGCAGTGGACATAGTTCTCCCCCGTTTTATTCTTGCAACAAGCCTGAGggctgaaagagagaaaaggtcTGCGGCTCATTCAAGGTCACCTAGGTCAGTGTTCTTCAATctcaggtccccagatgttgcaggactacaactcccatgatccaccTCTAGCTTAGCCCaacggccagggatgatgggagttgtagtcttgcaacagctggagacccaagactGACCTAGGCCACATTGTACATCACAcaccatttaaagcaccatgacatcactttgaacagtcacggttctcccccgcccccacacaaaaaaaaatattctgggagctgctgtttgttcagggtgctgagattGCCCACAATTCCCTTTCCAGAGTTCTCTGCAAAGAAGGATTGTCAAAGCACTTGGGGAGTTGTAACTCTTTAAAGCTTTGCCGGCTCTCTTCTGCCAGAGGCTCTTCTGGCAGCCGACTCCTCTACAGCACCAGCGCAGGGGAATTGGGGCAGAGGACACGTCGACCCTAATCCCAGGTTACCTTGTTGGCGCCAAACTGGACCCTGGCTTTGCCTTTCACAAGTGTGGCACTGATCTGCATGATCACGGACTCCACCGAGTAAGCACTGCTCCAGCCCTggggaaaaggaggggagggaaaaggaaatcttcatagaactgtagagttgggagcgACCACCAGCgtgatctagtccagccctctgcaatgcagggacctTTTTGCCCCAGGTGCGgctcgaacctgcaaccctgagattaagagtctcgtgctctaccgactgagctatcccagggagCAGCAGGCCAGCCGAACACCCCAGCCCAACTGCTGCAGAAGTGGGACTTGGACCTGGCCCCAAATGGGAGTCCTCCCAGCCGCTCACCTGTTTCGTTAGAAGCTCCATGCAGATAGCTCCTCCGCCCAGGACATACCTTGGGAGAGAAGGACAGAGGGAAATCCATTGTTAGCCAaagagcctgtgtgtgtgtgtgtgtgtgtgtgtgtaaattcatTTAAAAGGGGAGCAGTAACCCAGTTCCTCACAATCAAAGCCCTTCCCTAATGGCAGATCCTAATGTATAAAATTATTAATGTGCCTCCTGCCCCACAACCAACCCTGCTGCTCAGCTAAGATGGCCTGTccttggggtggggaaaggagaaaggTGGAAGCTGGCTCTACATCTATCGATGGAGCAGGCAGAATGTGGCCGTCtctgattttcttcagaagcaAGGAACACCCGATGAGTCTGTCCGGCAGTAGAACTAGGGTCCAAATACTGTTGCCTCTGGGGAGCAGGGCATCCAGCAGCACAGCTGGATGGGGCAAGGCCTTCAACCGGGCTTTAATTCCATGTCCTGTAAGAATTTGGGGGCAGAACATCCCCATTGCAGGCAGAagatcacaggttcaatccctggcatctccaggtaggggctgggaatgtccccctgcctgaaacccagtgacgtgccggtcagtgtagacaatactgagatagatgacCAAGGATCTGGGCTCAGTATGAGGTAGTTTCCTAGGTCCTGGCTGTCTGAGATCCTCAGAAGGGAGGTTATATAGATTTAAATaatacagatttttattttttattttggacaTGACTTGTCTTCTCAAAAACAACCTTTATTCAGATTTACAGTTTTAACGTTTATGTCCACAAACCTGTACAGACTTCTCTAAAAAGGTAAACACGATTTTTATATAGTTAATGTAGATGGGTATTGACAgttattaaaatattataaaaataaatcaacTTCACTAAAGcctcttatttattattattactatcctcTGACATTTTCATGCAACGTGGATaaggaaaaaaaatacagtcTGCCAGGAACTGCTAGTTGCATATGAGCACAGCATGCACAACTGGAGCAGCGGAATGCTCTCATGCAAGCCCATTTTGTTTCAAATGAGGTTTGGGCAACAGAAATTCCAAGTGGACTGAGCCAGGTGTGTAAATAATCATCAAGAGGGATACAGCAAAATAAGCAAGGCAAAatacaacagcaataataatactgATTTAAAACAGCATGGTTTTACATGGGTTGTTGTCCTCGCCCTTGATAGGAAACTGAGTTACTAATAGCAGCCACCCAAATCCCACTGGTGGGCATCGTCAGGCACTTACCCTCCCGACAGCACAGGAGACACGACTCTTACGAAGGGCGGGTCAAAGGGAAAGTTGTCCTGAAAGGAGAAGAGAGAAGCTGAGCTGGCTGCCGGGCAgccctccctttccctcccaccctgGCCAtcagcagctgccactgctgccaccacctcctccctccACCAGCCTGACCTTAAAGGTGAAGTTGAGGAGGATGAAGTCtgccccctctttctctttgagGATCTGCAGGTCGCTGTGCAAGGCGCTGTCCTCGTCCaccctgggagagagagagggaggcaagcTGAGCCCAGGCCAAAGGAAGGCCCCTCGCCCACCATATAGTTAGAGGGTCCCTTTTAGAAGTTTGGAATAGGAAGAAAAATTTGATTGAACAAAGTACCCCTTGGTGGCTTTCACCTGTGGACATCATTAAGATAAAGAAATTAAACATGATAGGCAAAAGATGGACGTATGAGGATCTTCTAATTAAATCAGAAGAAGGGTGGAAGTTAAGATCGTTGGATGAATTGAAAGAGGAAATTAAGGACTGGTTTTACCTGCACCAAATTAATGCATTATGGAGTGAGCATAAGAAAATAGGCATGGGGGCAAATAAATCTAGATTTCAAGTGGAGATTCTGGAAAGTAATAACAAACTactctccaaaatgtataaacaattACTGGAAAGTGAAAATAAGGAAGAGTTGATTAAAGAGGTAATGATTAAATGGAATAAAGATTTAGGATATGAGTTAGGATACGACAAATGGCAAACTCTGTGGAAGAAGGGTATGAGATTTACTGCGTGTGCTGACCTATGTGAGAACTTATATaagatgatgtatcgttggtactTGACCCCGGCAAGATTAGGTAGAATGTATAGAACAGTAGACAACacttgctggaggtgtaaagataAGGTAGGGACCTTTCTCCATATTTGGTGGACCTGTGAGGAAGTGAAGGGCTTCTGGGGACAAATTTATGAGGAATTAAAGAAAATTTTGAAGTACAacttccccaagaaaccagaagcgtttcTCTTAGGGATgattggggaggaaataaaaaagacagaGCAGACCTTCTTCCAATACGCCACCACTGCAGCGAGGATTTTAATAGCAAAGAAATGGAAATCCCAAGAAGTACCCACAAAGAGAGAATGGCAGGTAAAACTGTATCAATACTTGGAATTGGCGAGGCTTACACAATATATCAGGAGGGATAATCccgttaaaaagaaagaagactgGTCCAAATTTTTAAGTTATCTTGAGACCAATTTGGGAATTAATAACTTAACAGTAGATGATGCTTAACTCCTACGACAtgtaaagataaaatgaaaataactgcAGAAGACTTATGTAGAATATTTAATCCAAAGCTGAGGTTAATGGAAGTCAAATGTTTGTAAGGGTATGATTGGAAatttttcttttcgttttttttttctttccttttttcttttctttagatgTATGTGTCTTTTCTCAATGTTTGTTTTGTACTTTCGATTatacaattttttcttttttgtatgtgtaATTTTAAGTGCTTgtaataaagtattttaaaacatttaaaaaaaaaaaaaggaaggcccCTCGCCCCTCCCCAGGTCAGAGTTCCTGCTTTGGGGGTCACATGCTGGGCTGGACGAGAAGCCAAAGCGGGTGGagaaacaaatgcaattttttccCTCCCACTTTTGTACAATGGGGTAGTTTCTCTGCACCGTCACGACACACACCTCTGCCCAGGCAAGCGAGATGCACAGCCTGAGTTCAAGGAAACGCCCCAGCCAGGCGAAAACACTCGTGGAAGGTGCATAGAGGTTTGCCTGAGGTGTCGCCtggggaagagtcccaagggccagatggagcACACTGGAGGTCCACATTTGGGTCAGAGATTTCCTACCCTTGGCCTAGATTAACCTCTCCATCCACCAAAGCACTAGCTAACTTCATGAGAAGAACCCGAGGGCAAGGACTATCTTATCCCCAGCACGTGTGAACAGCTCTGGGAGCCTTTGCTGTCGTTGCTGGAAGAGCTGCAATAAAAATGCTGGCTATGAATCAATAAAGCAGGCTCAGATAAGCCTTTGTTAATTTTTTTCAGCTTGGCTGGAAGCGGCCCACTGCAAGgtgctctgccccagcctctctctctGGTGGAGAAAGAGGGGCAGGAAAATCCCTTTGCCAATCTACCGGCCTGGGAGAAAAAGCAGAGCAGGCGTCTTCAAGTGTGTGTGAAGTCCCGATTCATACTGGAATGGAGggtgcagcacacacacacacacacacacacacacacacacacgggaccaGTCAGACCCTTACCTCAGGAGTTTGACATTCCAGTCGTACAGGCTGTCGTTCACTAGTTCAACTGCATAGTTTCCTGTGGGAAATAGAAAGAAGCAGTTGGTATtgcaggagaaaggaaaggaataatggctatatacacaaacacaaacacacaaaccttAAAGTAACCAACAAAGCAGAATTAAATTCCTACCGCAAACCATCACGGCTTCCACAATATATATAGGCGACTCTCCATTCACAAAGGGGTCACGTTCCAGGCCCCATGTGTATAAATGAAATGCCcctaagtggggagcaccctagagagtccttgtggctctcCGGGAGACCCCAGAACCTGAAGAGGATGTCCTCTTTGGGCCCCGGGGTCTCATTgcaagccacaaggactctctAGGGTGGTCCCCACTTCTGGGTTCCCAGTGCCGCATGTGTGTGTGCCGTCGCATGCAAGTAGATCGCGTAcaagtggggagttgcctgtatacatacaaatacagtggtaccacgggttacatacgcttcaggttacagacgcttcaggttacagaccccgctaacccagaaatagtacctcgggataagaactttgcttcaggatgatgcttcaggttaagaacagttttacgttaagaactgacctccggaacgaattaagtacttcacccgaggtaccactgtatatgtaaggcTGTCATTGTGCAGTCCCCATTTGCAGTGGCACATGAGAATCCTGGGAAAGGAAGGCTCCAGGTTAATGGggtaattatgtttttatatacgctggaagccgcccagaatgacagggttaccccagccacatgggtggggtacaaataataaaagtattattattattattattattattattattattattattattattggttaggGTTGGCAAGCAGCATGAGCAAGGACACAGCCCACAGTGTATATATCTACCTAAACAAACCACGAACAAAACAATTGCTCCATCATCTACACCCCACTGAAAAGACCAATGCAACACAAAAATACGAACAGGGGtgacaaaataaatttcaaattCTGCATTATAGGCATCAGTATACATCAGGCACACAACCACAAGAAAATAACGCATCACATTACCTACCAACTCAGTTTACTTATTACAATCCAGGTTTCTCAACAgtcctgccccccctcttcctgaCCGATGACAACCACTTCCCCAAAAAGCAGAGACAAGGCCAGGCTCCCAGTCCTCGGCCCCTCCCCGCCCCCGGCCTCGGGGCTTTCCCAGGCTAGATACTCACCACCCTTGAAACTTGCCGATCGGTAAATATCCCTGAGCTCCTTCATTAGCCGGTCGGTGGCCTGCACAGACCCAGACACTGCCCCCTGAGAGAGGGCGAGAGGGAGGAGGAATTTCACTGTTACACCCATGTTGCTAGCAAAACGGGCTGCCCAGCCCCAGGCtactccatcccccccccccccccccagaacggAGACAAGTTATCGCCCAGGCTCAGGGCTGGCCTGGTGCTCTCCTGGCAAGGTGAACTCCAACCCCCACCAGCCCCCAGGGAGTGCAGCCAACAGCCAGGGCTCATGGAAGCCACAAGCCAACCATGTGCCACTCCCAGCATCAAAGAGGGAGAGGCAGGCTTTGAAACGTCAGCTGGGcgaccctcctctccctctccacccccaacccGCCCCCCATTTCCCCGCCTTGCCCTCCCGCCTGGCGACACGTACATTTAAGTAATCTTGCCTctggttcttttttattttctcgaGGATGGCCAGGTTCTCTTTGCCAATGCCGTCGTCTTCCGCCTTCTTCCCTTCCGCCGGCTCCTCCTCTTTCATCTCGTAGTGATCGAGTTCTTCTGTGTCCTTGGGGGCGAGAAGAGAGCCACAGAAtggtgaagttggaagggacccaagggccacctagtccaacccccctgcgacGCAAGAAGACAGAGCTCATGACATATTCCTGACTCGCGACAGCTTTGaattctctttttttctctccttggaAATCAAAAGCTGCACAAGCCACGTGGAACTATTCAAGAATTGTTGCATGCTAAataggaagggacgcgggtggcgctgtgggtaaaagcctcagcgcctagggctgcaaatcgaaaggtcggcggttcgaatccccgccgcggggtgcactcccgctgctcggtcccagcgcctgccaacctagcagttcgaaagcacccccgggtgcaagtagataaatagggatcgcttaccagcgggaaggtaaacggcgttctgtgtgctgcgctggctcgccagatgcagcttgtcacgctggccacgtgacccggaagtgtctgcggacagcgctggcccccagcctcttgagtgagatgggcgcacaaccccagagtctgtcaagactggcccgtacgggcaggggtacctttactttaaataGGAAGGGTGCTCTATGTCTCCAAAATGTATCTCCATAGACCTTTTAACATAAGGCTTCTGTAGCCCATTTTTAAGGCTGTTGTGGATTTGGATGTGTCTGTTATTTACCACTGATGGATGTATCCAAATCCTTGCTCGCTATCGCATTAAAATCTCCAGTCCACATGGCGGGCAGGGTATAAGttataaaattattcttattgcCCCTGTCCTGAACATTTCTGAAGGAACAGGAACGGCTGTGGAATTGAGGTGGCTGAGCAAACAggagttggggaatttttaaaggAATGCACCCCTTACCTCTGGCATCTCCTCGTCTTCCTCTTCAGAGGACACTTCTTCCTGTGTGCTCTATGGAACAAAACAGGAGGGCAGGTGCATGGAGTTATACTAGAAAACACTGCCGTAAGGCCACGCTTGCAACCTATGTTTAAATTGCAATGATGTCATGGTGTTCCCAGTtcctggaactgtagtttgttaagagcgcTGGGAGCTGTTAGGTGACACCTGATCCccacccagagttccctgggaagagggacagactgctaaactgctctgggagttgtagctcagtgagAGAAATAGAgacctcccaacaactctcagcttcCTTAAGCTAGGCTGACTCTACTCCTGAAAACAAGCTGTTTAGAGGTTTTATAAAAAGTGACTGCATTCAGACAACCATCTCTCATCTTAATATGTCAAAATATGAATGAGCCTTTCACAGGCAAACTTTGTGTGACCAAACCAGGACGTTTCCATTAACACTACACAGGCTGCAATCCCAACTACCCAGGAGTAAGCCCAGTGGAATTCAATAGGATGTAGACTTATGAGTCGATGTAGTTGGGAAAGGGCTGCGGCTCAGcgacagaacatctgctttgggtgcagagggtcccaggttcaaaccccggAAACTCCACAGAGAGTccctgccggtcagtgtagacaaaactgagctgggtgggccaattgtctgactcaatataaggccgCTTCCTGCATTCCTATGAACTGCACTGCAAGGAACTAAAACAAGTTTgaactatattttaatattgcgGCTCATTCCAGAGCTGTTAGTCATAGTTTCTTGGCTTGGGCAAAAGGTTAAACAGAAGATTCTCATGTTTGTTTCTGAGTTTCCTTGATTTCTGAAAATCAAGAGGATAAAAACTTTatgaaagaatggggggggggaataacttgtagttatttaggagaccaccaTAAGCAGATGGACACACTTGTAGTGTAAAAAATATCATGGATAATATGGTTTGATATAATAACTGGAGCACAaatgaatatgcagttgtagatgTTTTAACACAAGACTTCATGGACGGGATGGGGGGAAGTCGCGAGAATCGGAGAATCTCCACATACAGTGTTACTTTATCAATGTGTGtttatttgaatttttttatttgcaaaattaataaaatatattttaaaagaagaagattcTAATGTTTGTTTGCCGGATTGCACACAGGAGGTCACTGCTTCAATTCTCAGCATCCCCAGctaaggctgggaaagattcccatctgaaaccctggactgCTGCTGCAGGTCAGTACAGACAATATGGAACTCATCATAAAGCACAGCCCACCGCCCCTTCTGTCATGGAGTGAAGTTTTATGTATTTGCAGAAGCTGCCAATAAAAGCTGGAACATGCTTGTGCGTTCTAGCAGGTCTGTAACTTTCCATTCGGCTCAAAGCAAGCAGCTGTTGTTTTGAACAGTGTGCCTTATCTTAGTACCAAGGCCACGGGAAAGCGTATTATCTGCAGCCCAGTGAGcagtctttctcctcctcctttttcttcattCTTCAACTGACttcttttacctttatatttttgcatttatatttgtGTGGTGTCTTTTTAGGCTGAAACtggatatttattttttgctctaaGAGGAGCTATGCTGTATTTGGACTCTTGACAAAGAACTTATGCCTTAGTAAACGTCTATGAATGATTTTTCCTGTGTGTTGTGTTTCCTTGTAATCCCACGTCTACCAGAGTCCCACTACTCTGCTACTTTGCTGCGTAGGCAGCAGTCAGGAGTGTCCTGGGGCATTGATTCCTAACACCTTCCTATATTGAACCTATTTTAGTACACTTGTGACTGGTGTTCGGGTGGATTTCTTTGTTCCTTTGCTTGCTGATGTAAATAAATGCTGTTAGATAGAAAGAGCAGTGTGTGGacttttccttctccttacaCGGAAGCAACTGCTGTGAACTCTGCTACTGCCTGAAGAGGTTTTGCACAGAGGAAACGTGCCGGACAGGCAGAAATAAACACAGAACCAATTGTGCCCGTTCAAGCAGCCTCCATACAGCAGAATGCCACCTGGCCCAGGAGCCTTGCTTACCTGCTCAGCAGGCAGAGGCTGGTCCAGCATTTCAACGTCCGGATGCTGGGGAAGGTTGTAGAGTTTGCAGAGATCGGAAATGATCCGCTTCAGGTGCTGCAGAAGCTACCCAAGAAGGAAGCCAACGACAACAAAAGTTATAGAAAAAGGAGGAATGCTGATCACCACCCCTGCCTCCTCCAGCTcaatctctccccctccttcccccaaagACATGGCCCTTCCTCCGCCTCACCaacgtatttcctttcttcaCGTCTGCTAGCCGCTCCAGGATCGCCGCCAGGTTGGGATCGTCCGATTCCACGGACCATATTGGGGGGACAGCTGGATAAGACTCCTAGAGAAGGCGGGGAAACCGAGGGGGGTTAGCATCTCACAGAGATAACCAGATATGACAATGTTGTTCTGCTCCAGTCCTCTGCAACTTCCTGTCACAGGCCCATTATGCTAGTGATGAGGAcgctatggtcctccagatgtcactggactacaactcccatcacccatgctggctgaggctgatgggaattggagtccaatgaTACCTTGAGGGCACCAGATTCTCCAGTCTTGATCTAAATACCTTGACTTCAGCTCCCATGGGCTAGCAATGTTATTCTACCTGCCAGGGTTCTTGTGGCCCTCTGAACATTAAAGCCATGCAGCTAGGGACTAACTCGATGCCATAATGAAGTCTGCCAGTCCAATCTCAAGGGGTCTCAAGTCTAAGGTCTTAGTTGAGATAACAACCCTCCCTGCTTTTTGACCCAGGCATctgttattccagagctggagatCCTTCAGGTCCCTACAGATACTGTTGGCCTCCCAACACACATCAGCTGCAGCCAagatgcccaatggtcagggctgagggGCTACACATTCCCCAGATCTCTGAAGTGGTATTTCCAGTCTAAACCACTAAGAAGGTCAACAGGGCTGAAGATCTGAGTCGTAAAAGCAAAATAGTGACACCTCTTCGCCTGATCCTTTCCCATCTTTTTCCACCTAGGCCACTGGAGCACCTGGGCTGTCCTGCATCTCTGCTTCCATGCCACAGCCTGCACCCCTTTTTGGCTACATGCTGCACACTGTGTTACCCTGGCAGCTGCCCCATATAAATCACACCTCCCCTGCTAAATCAAGGCTGGTCTCCCATAAGAAcaaccctgctggattaggctCAAAGGCCAATCTGTCCTGGCATCCTGTCCTCATGGTGGAGAACCAGGTGCCCCTGGGAAACCCGCAAGTAGGACTCAGGCACAACAGCAGCTGGCAATTCAGAGGCGAAAGgacagggaaaggagaatatagCCATGGTGACTAGCCTTGATGGCCTTTTCCTCCACAAACCTGTCCAATTCTCTTTTCAAGTCATCCAGTTTGGTGTCCGTATTACATCCCATCGTTTGCACACTGTGTGAAGaactactttcttttgtctgtccaacATTTGGCTTACCGGGTGGCCCCGCTGGGTTCTCATGTTGCGGAAGTGTTCAAGATGGGAAACCCCCTGCCTCCCAGCTGCCTGCATTGTGCTTAAGCCTCAGGATGGTCACCAGAGGCGAGCAGAAATTCCATGCAGGCGAGTgagtaggttggcaggaggaggatcCCTCCAACCCTCCTCTGCCAACCCACTGGGTTTCTGTCCCAGTTGCAAAGGCAGGGCAAGTCTTTGCTTTTGCTTGGAAGTGGGCTGGCAGAGGGTGAGCGGCTTAGATCATGCCATGTTGACCTGGAAGCTACGTGGCACTGATGGAAGATGGGGCTTCCGCCTCCCCTGCAGCCAGCGTGTTAACACAGGGTACCATGATATGCCAAGTTTGCAACTTTCGTAGGTTTGCACAGGGGCTTTCCATGATCCCTCTTGTACCTTGCCAACTACCCCCACCCACGGCCCGCCTTAGGCCCCGCCCTCCAAGCCCCGCCCACACACGCCCCGCCCCTCTCAGAAAACGCCCCGCCCCACCTCTGCAAGCCCCGCCCCGGTTCCACACGCCCCGCCCCGGTTCCACACGCCCCGCCCCATCACCCCACTCTCCTCCAAGCCCCGCCCCCGAGGGAGGGCGAGGGTCTCCCGCTCAATTGAAGGCGCCCCCCCCCACCCGGGGACTCACCGTGATGTTGCCATGGATACGGACgggccccccgccgcccgggccGGGCAGGAACTCGCAGCCCAGCTCGTCCGGGCAGGCGCGGGCGATGCGGAAGCGCTCGTGGCCGCGGTGGAAGATGGACTCGAGGAGCCGCAGCTCCCGCCTCAGCAGCGCGCGCCCCGGCCCCGC includes:
- the UBE2Q1 gene encoding ubiquitin-conjugating enzyme E2 Q1 produces the protein MGGGAGCGSSLPTAGPSRPPSCGVGGRGGPGGRGGPLDGKMQRTGPGGAGPGAVLGAGPGAALGAGPGRALLRRELRLLESIFHRGHERFRIARACPDELGCEFLPGPGGGGPVRIHGNITESYPAVPPIWSVESDDPNLAAILERLADVKKGNTLLLQHLKRIISDLCKLYNLPQHPDVEMLDQPLPAEQSTQEEVSSEEEDEEMPEDTEELDHYEMKEEEPAEGKKAEDDGIGKENLAILEKIKKNQRQDYLNGAVSGSVQATDRLMKELRDIYRSASFKGGNYAVELVNDSLYDWNVKLLRVDEDSALHSDLQILKEKEGADFILLNFTFKDNFPFDPPFVRVVSPVLSGGYVLGGGAICMELLTKQGWSSAYSVESVIMQISATLVKGKARVQFGANKNQYSLTRAQQSYKSLVQIHEKNGWYTPPKEDG